The proteins below are encoded in one region of Blastocatellia bacterium:
- the cmk gene encoding (d)CMP kinase, with protein MSADRKLIIAIDGPAGAGKSTVSRRLAKRLGYTYIDTGAMYRALAWKVLQLGLSLDDEAGLTRLAETSRIVLQGEPDNLRVLIDGQDVTELIRSQQISEATSQISTIAGVRHALVAEQRRMGQPGGVVLDGRDIGTQVFPHADVKFYLDATLDVRAERRMAEELSRGRRLTIEQARDEVQQRDRRDSKRAVSPLQRAEDAIYIDSSEMTVEEVVEQMLAAIQRCR; from the coding sequence ATGAGCGCTGATCGAAAACTCATCATTGCTATTGATGGACCCGCCGGTGCGGGCAAAAGCACGGTGAGCCGGCGCCTGGCCAAACGGCTCGGCTATACTTACATTGACACGGGCGCGATGTACCGTGCGTTGGCCTGGAAGGTGCTGCAATTGGGCCTGTCACTAGACGACGAAGCAGGATTGACACGGTTGGCCGAAACATCGCGCATCGTGTTACAAGGCGAGCCAGATAATCTGCGCGTGTTGATTGATGGTCAGGACGTCACCGAGCTTATCCGCTCGCAACAGATCAGCGAAGCGACGTCACAGATTTCCACCATCGCTGGCGTGCGACACGCGCTCGTCGCTGAGCAACGACGCATGGGCCAGCCGGGCGGCGTCGTGCTGGACGGACGTGACATTGGCACACAGGTCTTTCCTCACGCTGACGTCAAATTCTATTTGGACGCTACGCTTGATGTTCGTGCCGAACGTCGCATGGCTGAAGAACTGAGTCGCGGGCGGCGCTTGACGATTGAGCAGGCGCGCGACGAAGTCCAACAACGCGACCGCCGCGATAGCAAGCGAGCTGTTTCGCCGCTGCAACGCGCCGAGGATGCCATCTACATTGATTCGTCCGAGATGACTGTTGAAGAGGTCGTCGAACAGATGCTCGCCGCCATCCAACGCTGCCGATGA
- a CDS encoding aminotransferase class I/II-fold pyridoxal phosphate-dependent enzyme: protein MKLIDLRSDTVTRPTPEMRAAMAQAEVGDDVYLEDPTVNRLQERAAEIFEREAALFVPSGTMGNQICVKLHTRPGQEVIVEQDGHIYNYEMGAMAVISGALPRPIRGESGIVDWPTIEAAIRPPIYYCTQTGLICLENTHNMAGGTVMSKERMYEICQKAHARGLPVHLDGARIFNAAVALGQSVAELTRPFDSVMFCLSKGLGAPVGSLILGSREFIEQARVFRKLLGGGMRQVGVLAAAGLIALEKMPWRLHEDHSNARLLAEGLAQMRGIHLDPEAVQTNIVIFDIGETGLHTTEFTERLKERGVLANGINPRQMRMVTHYDVSREDCLAALKIISDIVHA from the coding sequence ATGAAACTGATTGATCTACGCAGTGACACAGTCACGCGCCCGACGCCGGAAATGCGTGCGGCGATGGCACAAGCCGAGGTTGGCGACGATGTATATCTGGAAGACCCAACTGTCAATCGGCTCCAAGAGCGTGCAGCGGAAATTTTTGAGCGAGAGGCGGCCCTGTTTGTGCCGTCAGGCACGATGGGCAATCAAATTTGCGTGAAGCTTCACACGCGACCAGGGCAAGAGGTCATCGTCGAACAAGACGGGCACATCTACAATTACGAGATGGGCGCGATGGCGGTGATCTCCGGCGCGTTGCCTCGTCCAATTCGTGGCGAAAGCGGCATCGTTGACTGGCCGACCATCGAAGCCGCTATTCGTCCGCCAATTTATTACTGCACTCAAACAGGCCTCATCTGTTTAGAGAACACGCACAACATGGCCGGCGGCACTGTCATGTCAAAAGAACGGATGTATGAGATCTGCCAGAAGGCGCACGCGCGTGGTTTGCCGGTTCATCTGGACGGCGCGCGCATCTTCAACGCAGCCGTGGCGCTTGGTCAATCGGTCGCTGAATTGACCAGACCATTTGATTCTGTCATGTTTTGTCTGTCGAAAGGACTTGGCGCGCCGGTCGGTTCACTGATTCTCGGCAGCCGCGAATTCATCGAGCAGGCGCGCGTCTTCAGAAAGTTGCTTGGCGGCGGCATGCGTCAGGTTGGCGTGCTGGCAGCGGCAGGATTGATTGCGCTGGAAAAAATGCCGTGGCGGCTCCATGAGGATCACTCGAATGCTCGTCTGCTGGCTGAAGGGCTGGCCCAGATGCGCGGCATTCATCTTGATCCCGAAGCGGTGCAAACCAACATCGTCATCTTTGACATCGGCGAGACAGGCCTGCACACGACCGAGTTCACCGAACGGCTCAAAGAACGTGGTGTCTTGGCCAACGGCATCAATCCGCGCCAGATGCGCATGGTGACTCATTACGACGTGTCGCGCGAGGATTGCCTGGCGGCGCTGAAGATCATCTCCGATATTGTGCACGCATGA
- a CDS encoding MBL fold metallo-hydrolase: MNIHTLRVPTPFPIGPVNLFLIEADPLTLIDTGPNIDEAFDSLNEQLDRLKLRIEQIRRVIITHAHEDHAGLAARIQQMSGAAVCVHPWDAPRLTGEQRFLVGHQLLRRAGVPADALEQMQQRREYHRRLMQPVTDIQLLREGDEISFASESWRVLHTPGHTPGHLCLWHEGKRLLIGGDTILKRVSPNPIINPDPRNPERRFPSLAMYLDTLARLRDLGPTRVHTGHGEDVNDMQAYYTASLHHARQRQARLLELFPPQAATAWELSFRLFPEAREEQRFLALSETSAHLDWATEQGKLKRDEQDGIDYYLRI; the protein is encoded by the coding sequence ATGAACATTCACACATTGCGCGTGCCCACGCCATTTCCTATCGGCCCCGTTAATCTGTTCCTCATTGAAGCTGACCCGCTTACACTGATTGACACAGGTCCCAACATAGACGAAGCGTTCGATTCGCTCAACGAACAACTGGACAGGTTGAAACTGCGCATTGAACAGATTCGCCGTGTCATTATCACTCATGCGCACGAAGACCATGCTGGGCTGGCAGCGCGTATTCAGCAGATGTCCGGCGCGGCTGTGTGTGTTCATCCCTGGGATGCGCCGCGCTTGACTGGTGAGCAGCGATTCCTGGTCGGTCATCAGCTCTTGCGCCGAGCCGGCGTGCCGGCTGACGCGCTCGAGCAGATGCAACAGCGGCGTGAATATCATCGCCGGTTGATGCAACCGGTCACGGATATACAACTGCTCCGCGAAGGCGATGAAATCTCGTTTGCGTCAGAGTCGTGGCGCGTGCTGCACACACCGGGGCACACACCGGGGCATCTGTGCTTATGGCATGAAGGCAAGCGCCTGTTGATCGGCGGGGACACCATCTTGAAGCGCGTATCGCCCAATCCGATTATTAACCCGGACCCAAGAAATCCCGAACGCCGGTTCCCTTCTCTGGCCATGTATCTCGACACGCTCGCTCGACTGCGTGACTTGGGACCGACTCGTGTTCACACCGGTCACGGAGAAGACGTCAACGACATGCAGGCATACTACACAGCCAGCTTGCACCATGCGCGGCAGCGGCAAGCGCGATTGCTTGAGCTCTTTCCGCCGCAGGCGGCGACAGCGTGGGAACTCTCGTTTCGTCTGTTTCCTGAAGCGCGTGAAGAGCAGCGGTTCCTCGCTCTATCAGAAACCAGCGCCCATCTGGATTGGGCCACCGAGCAAGGCAAATTGAAGCGCGACGAGCAGGATGGGATAGATTACTACCTCCGGATCTGA
- a CDS encoding acyl-CoA dehydrogenase family protein, producing the protein MTGTTRESTRIKGGEFLLTDTPVEQVFIPEEFSEEHRMIAQTTEAFVKNELLPHVEEIEHQNFELTLDLVRKAGKLGLLAANIPEKYGGLGLDKMSGMLIMEKLAGVGSYNTTHGAHTGIGTEPIIYFGTEEQKRKYLPKLGTGEWIAAYALTEPGAGSDALGGKTRADLTPDGKYYVLNGTKMWITNASFADLFIVFAKVNGEQFTAFIVERQTPGFSVGKEEKKMGIKGSSTCALNLDNVHVPIENVLGEVGKGHKIAFNSLNLGRLKLAAGAVGGCKVAFNYALQYAKDRHQFGRSISEFGLIKHKLGEMIIRAWVNESMVYRTTKLIDEALEGIDVDDTQAQMDAIEEYAIECAINKVMASEALDYVVDEMVQIFGGNGYSQEYPAERAYRDSRINRIFEGTNEINRLLTTGMLLRRAIKGDLPLIPAAKALRDELLAFPGLEEESDQVLAAEKKIVANSKKVALLLAGTAMQKYREALTEEQEIVGAISDTVMEIYAMESALLRTQKLIAQRGEAANGAPLQITRVYINDAIERIQSHGNRALAAMAEGDELKMLLGALRRLTKHTPINTVAARRYLADTMLQAGRYTL; encoded by the coding sequence ATGACAGGTACAACACGTGAATCAACCCGTATCAAAGGCGGCGAATTCCTACTGACCGACACACCGGTCGAGCAGGTGTTCATTCCCGAAGAATTTAGTGAAGAGCATCGCATGATCGCGCAAACGACGGAAGCGTTCGTGAAAAACGAATTGCTCCCGCACGTTGAAGAGATCGAACATCAGAACTTCGAGTTGACACTGGACTTGGTCCGAAAGGCTGGCAAGTTGGGGCTGCTGGCGGCGAACATCCCTGAGAAATACGGCGGTCTGGGCCTGGACAAGATGAGCGGCATGCTGATCATGGAGAAGCTGGCCGGCGTCGGTTCATACAATACCACGCATGGCGCGCACACGGGCATCGGGACCGAACCGATCATCTATTTCGGCACGGAAGAGCAGAAACGAAAATACCTGCCCAAACTGGGCACAGGCGAATGGATCGCCGCCTATGCGCTGACCGAACCGGGTGCCGGCTCCGATGCGCTGGGCGGGAAAACACGGGCTGACCTGACACCGGACGGCAAATACTACGTGCTCAACGGCACCAAGATGTGGATCACCAATGCGTCGTTCGCCGATCTGTTCATTGTGTTCGCGAAGGTCAACGGGGAGCAGTTCACCGCCTTTATCGTTGAGCGGCAGACGCCCGGCTTCAGCGTCGGCAAGGAAGAGAAGAAGATGGGCATCAAAGGCTCGTCAACCTGCGCGCTCAACCTGGATAACGTCCATGTGCCGATTGAAAACGTCTTGGGCGAAGTTGGCAAAGGCCACAAAATCGCGTTCAATAGCCTCAACCTGGGACGGCTAAAACTGGCCGCTGGCGCGGTCGGCGGTTGCAAGGTCGCGTTTAACTACGCGCTGCAATACGCCAAGGATCGTCACCAATTCGGCAGGTCCATCAGCGAGTTTGGCCTGATCAAGCACAAGCTCGGCGAGATGATCATTCGCGCGTGGGTCAATGAGAGCATGGTCTACCGCACCACCAAGTTGATTGACGAGGCGCTCGAAGGCATTGACGTGGACGACACACAGGCGCAAATGGACGCCATCGAGGAATACGCCATCGAATGCGCCATCAATAAAGTCATGGCCAGCGAGGCGCTCGATTACGTAGTGGATGAGATGGTGCAAATTTTCGGCGGCAACGGATACAGTCAAGAGTATCCGGCTGAGCGCGCCTACCGCGATTCGCGCATCAATCGCATCTTTGAAGGAACAAATGAAATCAATCGGCTGTTGACGACCGGCATGTTACTGCGACGCGCGATCAAAGGCGACCTGCCATTGATTCCAGCGGCCAAGGCGCTGCGTGATGAACTGCTGGCCTTCCCCGGCCTGGAGGAAGAATCCGATCAGGTGTTGGCGGCGGAGAAGAAAATCGTCGCCAACAGCAAGAAAGTGGCGCTACTGCTGGCCGGCACGGCGATGCAGAAATACAGAGAGGCGCTGACCGAAGAGCAAGAAATCGTCGGCGCGATCAGCGACACGGTGATGGAAATCTACGCCATGGAAAGCGCGCTGCTGCGCACGCAGAAACTGATCGCTCAACGTGGTGAGGCGGCCAATGGCGCGCCATTGCAGATCACGCGCGTTTACATCAATGATGCGATCGAGCGAATCCAGTCGCATGGCAATCGCGCGTTGGCTGCGATGGCCGAAGGCGATGAATTGAAAATGCTGCTGGGCGCGCTCCGACGCTTGACCAAGCATACGCCGATTAACACGGTCGCCGCTCGACGTTACTTGGCTGATACGATGTTGCAAGCAGGACGATACACACTTTAA
- a CDS encoding acetyl-CoA C-acyltransferase yields the protein MREAVIVSVARTAVGKAHKGTLSTTRPDDMAAVVIDEAIKRAAGLQPEEVEDVIMGCAMPEAEQGMNVARIASLRAGIPYTVPAMTINRFCSSGLQAIALAAERIMCGFADVIVAGGTESMTMIPRGGNKVTPNPYLIEHYPDVYLSMGLTAENLAKKYNISRQEQDAFAYRSHQHAIKAIDSGKFVEEIVPLTVEREQVSANGERQVESVVFDVDEGPRRDTSLEALAKLKPAFAANGTVTAGNSSQMSDGAAAVVVMSRDRASQLGLKPMGRFVAFALGGVAPEEMGIGPVVAIPRVLQMAGLRMDDIDLIELNEAFAVQALAVIKYLDLDLNKINVNGGAIALGHPLGCTGAKLTASLLYEMKRRQARYGMVTMCIGGGMGAAGIFERTD from the coding sequence ATGCGAGAAGCTGTGATTGTATCTGTCGCACGCACGGCGGTGGGCAAAGCTCACAAGGGAACATTAAGCACCACACGTCCTGATGATATGGCGGCGGTGGTCATTGACGAGGCGATTAAACGAGCCGCTGGATTGCAGCCTGAAGAGGTTGAGGATGTCATCATGGGCTGCGCCATGCCTGAAGCCGAGCAAGGCATGAACGTCGCGCGTATCGCCAGTTTGCGCGCAGGGATTCCTTATACTGTGCCGGCGATGACCATCAACCGGTTTTGCTCATCTGGCTTGCAAGCGATTGCGTTGGCGGCTGAGCGGATCATGTGTGGTTTCGCTGATGTCATTGTGGCCGGTGGCACGGAATCCATGACGATGATCCCGCGGGGCGGGAATAAGGTCACGCCGAATCCTTATCTGATCGAGCATTATCCCGATGTCTACTTGAGCATGGGCCTGACCGCAGAGAATCTGGCGAAGAAGTACAACATCTCGCGCCAGGAGCAAGACGCCTTCGCTTATCGGAGTCACCAACATGCTATCAAGGCGATTGATTCAGGCAAATTCGTCGAAGAGATCGTCCCGCTGACGGTTGAACGCGAGCAGGTCTCAGCCAACGGCGAGCGCCAGGTGGAGTCGGTCGTGTTTGATGTGGATGAGGGGCCGCGTCGGGATACATCGTTGGAAGCGTTAGCTAAATTGAAACCGGCGTTCGCGGCCAACGGCACGGTCACGGCAGGCAACTCGTCGCAGATGAGCGACGGAGCAGCCGCGGTAGTCGTCATGTCGCGCGACCGCGCCAGTCAGCTCGGCCTTAAGCCGATGGGCCGATTCGTGGCATTTGCGTTGGGCGGCGTTGCACCCGAAGAAATGGGCATCGGCCCGGTGGTGGCGATTCCCCGTGTGCTTCAGATGGCCGGATTGCGCATGGACGACATTGACTTGATCGAGTTGAACGAGGCGTTTGCCGTGCAGGCATTGGCGGTCATTAAGTATCTTGATTTGGACTTGAACAAGATCAACGTCAACGGCGGCGCGATTGCGCTTGGGCATCCACTTGGTTGCACCGGCGCGAAATTGACAGCATCGCTGTTGTACGAGATGAAGCGCCGACAGGCGCGCTATGGCATGGTGACGATGTGCATCGGCGGCGGCATGGGCGCTGCCGGCATCTTTGAACGAACGGACTAA
- a CDS encoding 3-hydroxyacyl-CoA dehydrogenase NAD-binding domain-containing protein, translating into MKRSIETAAVLGAGVMGAQIAAHLANAGIATILLDMVPLELTDEEKHKGLTLHSPQVRNRIVNKGLEYAKNIKPAAFFSPELASLITTGNFDDHLDWLRQADWIIEAVVENLDVKRQLLARVEAVRQPGTIVSSNTSGIPIAKIGEALSLEFRQHLLGTHFFNPPRYLRLLEVIPGPDTLPEVVERIAEFSERRLGKNIVYCKDTPNFIANRIGTLAAMHAIRVMVEDGYTIEEVDAMTGPAIGHAKSATFRTMDLAGLDTCLHVARNLYESVPDDEKRNLFVPPDFLQEMVRRGWIGQKAGQGFYKKEKTGDGKQILALDYTTMEYRPLQKPTFPSLEAAKGIESLGERLKKLVYGDDRVGRFLWKTTSETLLYAANRAAEIADDIVQIDRAMRWGFNYELGPFEVWDAIGVEKSVQRLREEGRPIPALVEQLLASGKTSFYETREGETFYFDFKTGHHKPVAPRPGVIVLRSLKDRQKVIKSNAAASLIDIGDGVACLEFHSKMNAIGGDTIQMMNFAVKEVGERFEGLVISNQAENFCVGANIMMILMAAQEGEWDEIDLSVRAFQKANMALRYSDKPVVVAPFGLTLGGGCEIALHADAVRPHAELYMGLVEVGVGLLPAGGGTKEMLLRALDCAPKDEQVDLLPYVRPVFETIGMAKVSTSAVEARQLGFLRPTDQITMNKDRLIEDAKQTVLAMVRQGYQKPRPRTDIPVLGESALAALKLGIHLMYRAGYISEYDKHIGNKIAWVLCGGDIKSPTTMPEQYFLDLEREAFVQLCTERKTQERIQHMLKTGKPLRN; encoded by the coding sequence ATGAAACGAAGCATCGAAACAGCCGCTGTGCTTGGCGCCGGCGTCATGGGCGCGCAGATTGCCGCTCATTTGGCCAACGCCGGCATTGCTACGATTTTGCTTGATATGGTTCCACTGGAACTGACCGACGAAGAAAAACACAAGGGTCTCACCTTACACTCGCCACAGGTTCGCAATCGCATTGTCAACAAGGGTCTGGAGTATGCGAAAAACATCAAGCCGGCGGCATTCTTCTCGCCGGAACTGGCCTCATTGATCACCACCGGCAATTTCGATGACCATCTTGATTGGCTCCGGCAGGCCGACTGGATCATCGAAGCCGTCGTGGAAAATCTGGACGTGAAGCGCCAATTGCTGGCCCGCGTCGAAGCCGTCCGCCAACCTGGCACCATTGTTTCCTCCAATACGTCTGGCATTCCTATTGCGAAGATCGGCGAGGCGCTCTCATTAGAGTTTCGTCAGCATTTGCTGGGCACACACTTTTTCAATCCGCCGCGTTACTTGCGGCTGTTGGAAGTCATTCCGGGTCCCGATACGTTGCCGGAGGTGGTGGAGCGGATCGCCGAGTTCAGTGAACGACGATTGGGCAAAAACATTGTCTATTGCAAGGACACGCCGAATTTCATTGCTAACCGCATCGGCACGCTGGCGGCGATGCATGCCATTCGTGTGATGGTCGAAGATGGCTATACGATTGAGGAAGTGGATGCCATGACCGGGCCGGCTATCGGCCATGCCAAGAGCGCCACGTTCCGCACAATGGACCTGGCCGGATTGGACACTTGCCTGCACGTCGCGCGAAACCTCTACGAGAGCGTGCCGGACGATGAGAAACGGAACCTATTTGTGCCGCCCGATTTCTTGCAAGAGATGGTTCGACGCGGCTGGATCGGCCAGAAAGCCGGCCAGGGATTTTATAAGAAAGAAAAGACAGGCGATGGCAAACAGATTCTGGCGCTCGATTACACCACGATGGAGTATCGTCCGCTGCAAAAGCCAACATTTCCTTCGCTGGAAGCAGCCAAGGGTATTGAGTCGCTGGGCGAGCGGCTGAAGAAGCTGGTTTACGGCGACGACCGCGTCGGCCGATTTCTGTGGAAGACAACGAGTGAAACGTTGCTGTATGCCGCCAATCGCGCTGCTGAGATTGCCGATGACATCGTGCAAATTGATCGCGCCATGCGCTGGGGCTTCAACTATGAGCTGGGGCCGTTTGAAGTCTGGGATGCCATTGGCGTCGAGAAGTCGGTGCAGCGGCTGCGTGAGGAAGGCCGTCCGATTCCGGCGTTGGTGGAACAACTGTTGGCGTCAGGCAAAACGTCATTCTATGAGACGCGCGAGGGAGAAACCTTCTACTTCGATTTTAAGACCGGTCACCATAAACCGGTCGCGCCGCGTCCGGGCGTCATTGTGCTTCGTTCGTTGAAAGACCGCCAGAAGGTCATCAAGAGCAATGCGGCAGCCAGCTTGATTGACATCGGCGACGGCGTCGCCTGCTTGGAATTTCACAGCAAGATGAATGCGATTGGCGGCGACACGATTCAAATGATGAATTTCGCCGTCAAAGAAGTGGGCGAGCGATTCGAAGGATTGGTCATCAGCAATCAGGCCGAGAACTTCTGCGTTGGCGCCAACATTATGATGATCTTGATGGCCGCGCAAGAAGGCGAGTGGGATGAGATTGATCTATCGGTTCGCGCGTTTCAAAAAGCCAACATGGCGTTGCGTTACAGCGACAAGCCGGTGGTGGTGGCGCCGTTTGGATTGACGCTGGGCGGTGGCTGTGAAATCGCGTTGCACGCTGATGCTGTGCGACCGCATGCTGAGTTGTACATGGGGTTGGTCGAAGTTGGCGTCGGATTGCTGCCGGCTGGTGGTGGTACGAAAGAGATGCTGCTGCGGGCGCTGGACTGCGCGCCGAAAGATGAGCAGGTTGATCTGTTGCCATACGTCAGGCCGGTGTTTGAAACGATTGGCATGGCCAAAGTGAGCACCAGCGCCGTCGAAGCGCGCCAGCTTGGCTTTTTGCGTCCGACCGATCAAATCACGATGAACAAAGATCGCCTGATTGAAGACGCCAAGCAAACGGTGCTGGCGATGGTCCGCCAAGGGTATCAAAAGCCGAGACCGCGAACAGACATCCCGGTCCTCGGTGAATCGGCGCTAGCTGCCCTCAAGCTGGGCATTCATCTGATGTACCGCGCTGGCTACATCAGCGAGTATGACAAACATATCGGCAACAAGATTGCCTGGGTGCTCTGCGGCGGCGACATCAAATCGCCGACGACGATGCCCGAGCAGTATTTCCTCGACCTCGAACGAGAAGCATTCGTGCAATTGTGCACCGAACGCAAAACACAGGAACGCATTCAGCACATGCTGAAGACAGGCAAACCACTGAGGAACTAA
- a CDS encoding long-chain fatty acid--CoA ligase: MVAQPITINQLITQAIERYRHKTDWLNYKQEGRWHAVSADQLAEQVRAVALGLYARGIRPGERVAILSENRLEWNLADMGALMMGAVVVPIYATQAPAQVEYILRDSEARLLFISTPAQRERVSDVLARLPALSHLVTFDAINQLEPLSKLQADGVALAAAQPDLYDQLWQAVKPADLATLIYTSGTTGEPKGVMLTHWNIASNVLAVADVLNYADNDITLSFLPFSHIFERAAFYGYLHQGVQIYYAESLEAVPRNLLEVRPTVLVTVPRVFEKIYEQIAALAQQASPLKKRLFSWAVAIGKEYAKRHARGAVGPLLRWQYKLAYRLVLSRWRPRLGMDRLRCVISGGAPLSPDLAYIFRAAGVEILQGYGLSETSPGVTLNRPDANRIGTSGQPLGGVEVRIAEDGEVLVRGPNVMQGYYRRDEDNRQAFTEDGWFRTGDIGQIDEDGYLTITDRKKDLIKTSGGKYVAPQPIEGRLKLNPYVAEAVVIGNARKFPSALIVPNMELLQQLAQQQQISYHQPQELLAHPEVAKLFEQIIQDSNQTLSRHEQIKRFVLLHEPFSVQNGQLTPTMKVRRQVVEQQYRDVIEKLYGDSSVSY, from the coding sequence ATGGTAGCTCAGCCGATTACTATCAATCAGCTTATCACGCAGGCGATTGAGCGGTATCGCCACAAAACCGATTGGCTGAATTACAAGCAGGAAGGCCGGTGGCATGCCGTCTCGGCTGATCAATTGGCTGAGCAAGTTCGCGCCGTGGCGCTAGGCCTGTATGCGCGAGGTATTCGTCCGGGCGAGCGCGTGGCGATCCTTTCAGAAAATCGGCTGGAATGGAATCTGGCTGACATGGGCGCGTTGATGATGGGCGCAGTCGTAGTCCCGATTTACGCCACACAAGCGCCGGCTCAAGTCGAGTACATTTTGCGCGATTCCGAGGCGCGGTTATTATTCATTTCGACACCGGCACAACGTGAGCGTGTCAGCGATGTGCTGGCGCGTCTGCCAGCGTTGAGCCATCTGGTGACGTTTGATGCCATCAACCAGCTTGAGCCGCTGAGCAAGCTGCAAGCCGACGGGGTAGCTCTGGCCGCAGCCCAGCCCGACTTGTACGACCAATTATGGCAAGCGGTGAAACCCGCCGACCTGGCCACGCTCATCTACACCTCAGGCACAACGGGCGAGCCGAAAGGCGTGATGCTCACCCACTGGAACATTGCTTCCAATGTGCTGGCGGTGGCTGATGTGTTGAATTACGCCGACAACGACATCACGCTCTCGTTTCTTCCGTTTTCGCACATCTTTGAACGCGCTGCGTTCTATGGCTACCTTCATCAAGGCGTGCAAATCTACTATGCCGAAAGCCTCGAAGCAGTGCCGCGAAATTTGCTTGAGGTTCGGCCGACTGTTCTGGTGACAGTGCCCCGCGTGTTTGAAAAAATCTATGAACAGATTGCTGCGTTGGCTCAACAAGCCTCGCCGTTGAAGAAACGTCTCTTCTCGTGGGCGGTGGCCATTGGCAAGGAATATGCTAAGCGCCACGCGCGCGGCGCGGTTGGCCCGTTACTGCGCTGGCAATACAAATTGGCCTATCGGCTGGTGCTTTCGCGTTGGCGTCCGCGTCTGGGGATGGATCGTCTACGCTGTGTCATTTCAGGCGGCGCGCCATTGTCTCCGGATTTAGCGTATATCTTTCGGGCAGCCGGCGTTGAGATTCTTCAAGGGTATGGGCTGAGCGAGACGTCGCCGGGCGTTACGTTGAATCGGCCGGACGCCAATCGCATCGGCACATCAGGCCAGCCGCTCGGCGGCGTGGAAGTTCGCATTGCTGAGGATGGTGAGGTATTGGTACGTGGTCCGAACGTCATGCAAGGATACTATCGGCGCGACGAAGACAACCGACAGGCGTTTACCGAAGACGGTTGGTTCAGGACAGGCGACATTGGACAGATAGACGAGGACGGTTACCTGACGATCACCGACCGTAAGAAAGACTTGATCAAAACGAGTGGCGGCAAGTATGTTGCGCCGCAGCCGATTGAAGGACGGCTCAAGCTGAATCCTTATGTCGCCGAAGCTGTCGTCATTGGCAATGCGCGCAAGTTCCCTTCGGCGTTAATTGTTCCCAACATGGAGCTGCTTCAGCAGCTTGCCCAGCAACAACAGATTTCCTATCACCAGCCGCAGGAGCTGCTGGCGCATCCTGAGGTGGCCAAGCTGTTCGAGCAGATCATCCAAGATTCGAATCAAACGCTTTCTCGGCACGAACAGATCAAACGATTTGTGTTGCTGCACGAGCCGTTCTCAGTTCAGAACGGTCAACTGACGCCGACGATGAAAGTCCGGCGTCAGGTCGTCGAGCAACAGTACCGCGACGTGATCGAAAAGCTCTATGGTGACAGTTCCGTATCATACTGA
- a CDS encoding TetR family transcriptional regulator translates to MATARKAAKAVAAKVNDKRTAILRAATRVFARNGYFNSKVADIAHEAGVADGTVYLYFKNKDDVLISLVNQMMDEFISAGRARIAKLKDPRDKIRTIARMHLESLGADRDLAIVFQVELRQSTKFMEQFSATKMAEYFGVIRQAIEEGQRQGLFRRQLNPKVVAKILFGALDEMATNWILSNKNYDLGSFADPVIDVFLNGVQTPSGGDGKRRK, encoded by the coding sequence GTGGCAACAGCACGCAAAGCAGCTAAAGCGGTGGCCGCCAAAGTCAACGATAAACGCACAGCCATTTTGCGGGCGGCGACGCGCGTTTTCGCCCGCAACGGCTACTTCAATTCCAAGGTCGCTGACATCGCTCATGAAGCGGGGGTCGCTGACGGCACCGTGTATCTCTATTTCAAAAACAAAGACGATGTGCTCATTTCGCTGGTCAACCAGATGATGGATGAATTCATCTCGGCGGGACGCGCGCGCATTGCCAAGCTGAAAGACCCACGCGATAAAATTCGTACGATTGCCCGGATGCACCTGGAGAGTCTGGGCGCAGACCGCGACCTGGCTATTGTCTTTCAGGTGGAGTTGCGTCAATCCACGAAATTCATGGAGCAGTTTTCAGCCACCAAGATGGCTGAATACTTTGGCGTCATTCGGCAGGCGATTGAAGAAGGTCAGCGCCAAGGCTTGTTCCGTCGTCAGCTCAATCCGAAGGTGGTCGCCAAAATCCTATTTGGCGCGTTGGACGAAATGGCCACCAATTGGATTCTGAGCAACAAGAACTATGACCTTGGCTCATTCGCCGACCCAGTGATTGATGTGTTTCTGAACGGCGTGCAAACGCCTTCGGGTGGTGACGGCAAGCGCCGTAAATGA